A portion of the Malania oleifera isolate guangnan ecotype guangnan chromosome 3, ASM2987363v1, whole genome shotgun sequence genome contains these proteins:
- the LOC131151095 gene encoding trans-Golgi network-localized SYP41-interacting protein 1 isoform X1, translating into MDKEKNKNRTDLLAAGRKKLQQFRQKKDSKGSGHGKSSTKSGKSDQHDADVDATASAVKPAAMLLDSEGKVKSSHEVSVPHSMENLVASDTDVAIVDPLSLPISPKKVVGETGAVCINELLPENSGVVESVVNIPLSKEGAGTQLANTNVISNASSGSFEMAVTEGKPIHADGSVPLDMLTQPFAVDDSEGVATAAELLHVDGEAQVTEVGAMQEADHLGSDQFDKSGGIEPKGDGRPAVYVLGNSRDVVAGTAADQTGVIEVDREPQSTEVVDVPAAAVAIGNACEHPVSAMATLEADGSKNVRHEVTDQQRGEIAAECSKGEKFEMQSGSDISEYYQKLGVQADTEDSLADDGYEQQKLPDKSILSEVSNRERPPESTTDSLSGQRRASSVVDLSSISLSQLVELLRGLDEDKFRFLLNSRESAANAELGHAGSLTVSNYAFDAVERYKEQLYLTNITKDLFHLQFFEECELQTEFDHQRYQLVDEISVLSSSLSEVQEKNKNLAEELAHCKSEIEDVSAGRVDLQNQYDSARMEIEAFSVRANELQIELEKSRGDLAELSVELTDCKGLVADLQTENENLNVSLASVKQENLTLKEEKEYLVHENGKLSLELADNKDLVAASQIESANLNDRLGLTIKERNKLEEEKEHFICENRKLLTELADDRGLVNSLQIENVNLTEKLSLVVEERDKLREGQENHILEKERLSIELIVQMELLSIEHADHRQLELELEEMKLRLKQLTEENAVLNCSHEKHKAELIREIDNRQMHLLSLREEVGNQFENPDALSRGHENGTGGEYSLQISGRKDDEVYACVLEQPLSDGLSEGLLPKQLKLEFYDDLFGFVALKGHLMEAEKIIQKLDVAIEQMHSHSASLSRPGGRVVVHGVSKLIQAFESKAQIDEHETQEMPSTEDQSSADPFLTKEHIGNLRAILKKLVLDADNASELFKGERDSRGVANVAFKELKDQHEAFKEQTCNFEARNIELEVLYEAMKQHVSHIERKTSELEVLYETVKQQDISLNSENSELCEKLSGCQSRINELQSQLNKIQRSSDEMASAIYYQLETLQKEIVDRSSLLEQEWNSTVAQIAETVGKLDASVGRFSDTNISSGTQDGFEIIACVAASVSAAIQVIENLQAKLEATSADLEVSRILNEEMNKKYYDLYGRSDLAIGILHQIHGKLQKLVNDYGGYVKGSEMNTQNEKLIDPLFLSNYETLMEQLSNFLGEKMLLESNNDKLNLELMNKTKDIEELNKRCVDLSFTSKLVEEIGDIVKLENRGANSDELPVSHLESLVYSLVKKYKEADEQVRLCRRELESKVIELSELEGKTHEMYSLNLQQENEILVLKESLSQAEEALIIVRSELQQKVTELEQSEHRVSSVREKLSIAVAKGKGLIVQRDSLKQSLAETSGELERCSEELKLKDSRLHEAETKLKTYSEAGERVEALESELSYIRNSATALRESFLLKDSVLQRIEEVLEDLDLPENFHSRDIIEKVDWLARSATGNSLPPTDWDQKSAGGGGSYSDAGFVVTETWKEDVQSSSNMGDDFRRKYDELQSKFYELAEQNEMLEQSLMERNNLVQRWEEVLDRIDMPSHLRSVEPEDRIEWLGSAFSEVHHLTDMLQRKIDNLENYCGSLAADLEESQRRISDLELALQGVIHEKEHVSGRFENLICDNEKVSERAVQLELENDKLHTELTVLQEKLVEKIGNEDRIRHVEAVIKRLQDLIIDALQDPITGDVVSDDIGTDFLERLLKKLIENYATLSSIKPDLRNAVNGDTSEHEDATLVEQKSRDALYAEEQEAVLKKELEEALGTLVQVKEERDGYMEKHNSLICEIEVLGKKKVELQELLAQEEQKSASVREKLNVAVRKGKSLVQQRESLKQTIEELDTVVNHLKAEINHQKNALTEYEKKIKDWCTYPERVELLDADNQFLRNRLSETEHYLHEKDHILSMITNALDDIDIGNGVNINDPLEKVEHFGKFCHDLHATVASSENELRKSRRAAELLLAELNEVQERNDSLQEELAKAGSELSELSRERDLAEAAKLEALSRVEQLSIVRSEDRKNLFSQFLVVKSNVDQLRKGFFDINNMLADVPKDLELLHNLEAAMESCLQPSGAAELVDLPFVSAPAGIISTNSENKDNFLATDLSDLKTKDHFSDNEIYAFVENHLEEFTSEIGVLREKLYGHFISFNEEAKRLAKVMGLIQREMSSQKESADFMKRDITRLESIEKQKDSEIFIMKRNIALLHEACSSSILEIKDKKAQLLGQSLAAGNLGLDMKLANPDRGNLLTGQTPMDPEENIRALADRLLSAVKDFASMQNEIVEGSQKEMKVTISNLQRELQEKDIQKDRICMELVTQIKEAEASATSYAADLQSAETRMHDLKKQVEALEEERNLLEQRVKELRNGEGTLVGLQDRVKALTDVLAAKEQEIEALMQALDEEEVQMEELTKKTEKLEKVVKQKDMDLENLEASRAKAMKKLSVTVTKFDELHHLSAGLLTEVEKLQSQLQGRDTEISFLRQEVTRSTNEVLVASQMSSKRNSDEIHGLLTWLDTMISQVRVHDVNLDDKKSDQVHEYRERVQKQITSIVSELVDLRVVAQNREALLQAERNRGEKLLQRAETLESSLHEKESQLNFLKNAGDSGQATNITSEILEVEPMINKRAAPGASIAPQVRSLRKVNNDQVAIAIDTDPGSNTRLEDEDDDKVHGFKSLTTSRIVPRFTRPATDMIDGLWVSCDRALMRQPALRLGIIMYWAILHALLATFVV; encoded by the exons ATGGACAAGGAGAAGAACAAGAACCGAACCGATCTGCTCGCTGCGGGCCGTAAAAAG CTTCAACAATTTCGGCAAAAGAAAGATAGTAAAGGTTCTGGCCATGGAAAATCTTCAACTAAGTCTGGTAAGTCTGATCAGCATGATGCCGATGTTGATGCAACAGCCAGTGCTGTTAAACCAGCTGCAATGCTGCTGGATTCTGAAGGGAAagtcaaatcatcacatgaagtGTCAGTGCCACATTCCATGGAGAATCTAGTTGCTTCTGATACTGATGTTGCAATTGTTGATCCTTTATCACTACCTATTTCACCCAAGAAAGTTGTGGGAGAAACAGGAGCAGTCTGCATTAATGAGTTGCTGCCAGAGAATTCAGGGGTTGTTGAAAGTGTTGTTAATATCCCCCTGTCCAAAGAAGGGGCAGGAACTCAACTTGCGAATACTAATGTCATTAGCAATGCTTCTTCTGGTAGTTTTGAAATGGCAGTTACTGAAGGGAAGCCTATACATGCTGATGGGTCGGTGCCACTAGACATGTTAACCCAACCTTTTGCTGTTGATGACAGTGAGGGGGTTGCGACTGCAGCTGAACTATTGCATGTGGATGGAGAAGCTCAGGTAACAGAAGTAG GGGCAATGCAGGAAGCTGACCATTTGGGTTCGGACCAATTTGATAAAAGTGGTGGGATTGAACCTAAAGGAGATGGGAGGCCAGCTGTCTATGTGCTTGGTAATAGTCGTGATGTTGTTGCAGGGACAGCAGCAGACCAGACTGGCGTCATAGAGGTAGACCGTGAACCTCAAAGCACTGAGGTAGTTGATGTACCTGCAGCTGCTGTTGCAATCGGCAATGCATGTGAGCATCCCGTTTCTGCTATGGCTACACTCGAGGCAGATGGATCTAAAAACGTAAGACATGAAGTAACTGATCAGCAGAGAGGAGAAATAGCAGCAGAGTGTTCTAAAGGAGAAAAGTTTGAAATGCAATCTGGCTCGGATATTTCTGAATATTACCAGAAATTAGGGGTTCAAGCAGATACAGAAGACAGTTTGGCTGATGATGGGTATGAACAGCAGAAATTACCCGACAAATCTATCTTGTCTGAAGTTAGTAACCGTGAAAGACCTCCCGAAAGTACAACTGACAGCTTATCAGGACAACGTAGAGCATCTTCCGTTGTGGATTTAAGCTCAATCAGTCTCTCACAACTTGTGGAGTTGTTAAGGGGGCTTGATGAAGACAAATTTAGGTTCTTACTCAACTCAAGAGAATCAGCTGCCAATGCTGAATTGGGGCATGCAGGCAGTTTGACCGTATCCAACTATGCATTTGATGCTGTGGAGAGATATAAAGAACAACTTTATCTAACAAATATCACAAAAGATTTATTTCACTTGCAATTTTTTGAAGAGTGTGAGCTACAAACGGAGTTTGATCACCAGCGCTATCAGCTGGTTGATGAAATATCTGTTCTCAGTTCTTCACTCAGTGAGGTTCAAGAGAAGAATAAAAACCTTGCTGAAGAGCTTGCACATTGTAAGTCTGAGATAGAGGATGTTTCTGCTGGGAGAGTGGATCTGCAAAATCAATACGATTCTGCAAGAATGGAGATTGAAGCATTTTCTGTGAGGGCTAATGAGTTGCAGATAGAACTTGAGAAGTCACGAGGGGATCTGGCGGAACTCTCAGTGGAGCTAACTGACTGCAAGGGTTTGGTGGCAGATTTACAGACAGAAAACGAAAACTTAAATGTGAGTCTTGCTTCAGTGAAACAGGAGAATTTGACACTTAAGGAGGAAAAGGAGTATTTAGTCCATGAGAATGGAAAATTGTCCTTGGAGTTAGCTGACAACAAAGATTTAGTGGCAGCTTCACAGATTGAAAGTGCTAACTTAAATGATAGGCTTGGTTTGACAATCAAGGAGAGAAATAAACTTGAGGAGGAAAAGGAACATTTTATCTGTGAGAACAGGAAACTGTTGACGGAGTTAGCTGATGACAGGGGTTTGGTGAATTCCCTACAGATTGAAAATGTGAACTTAACTGAGAAGCTTTCTCTTGTTGTAGAGGAGAGGGATAAGTTGAGGGAGGGCCAAGAGAACCATATCCTGGAGAAAGAGAGGCTTTCAATTGAGCTTATTGTTCAAATGGAGTTGTTGTCAATCGAACATGCAGATCATAGGCAGCTTGAACTTGAACTAGAAGAAATGAAATTGCGGCTTAAACAACTTACTGAGGAAAATGCTGTTCTCAACTGCAGCCATGAGAAGCATAAGGCTGAGCTAATAAGGGAGATTGATAACAGGCAAATGCATTTATTATCTCTACGTGAGGAAGTTGGGAATCAATTTGAAAAtcctgatgcattgagcaggggCCATGAAAACGGGACTGGTGGCGAATACTCACTGCAAATCTCTGGGAGAAAAGATGATGAAGTTTATGCTTGTGTGTTGGAGCAACCGTTATCTGATGGCCTCAGTGAAGGGTTGCTGCCTAAGCAGCTTAAGCTGGAATTCTATGATGACTTGTTTGGGTTTGTAGCCTTGAAGGGGCATTTGATGGAAGCAGAGAAGATAATTCAGAAACTTGATGTGGCAATTGAACAGATGCATTCTCATTCAGCTTCTCTTAGCCGGCCAGGTGGAAGAGTGGTTGTGCATGGGGTATCAAAACTGATTCAAGCCTTCGAGTCAAAAGCTCAAATTGATGAACATGAGACTCAGGAAATGCCTTCGACTGAAGATCAATCATCAGCAGACCCTTTCTTAACAAAAGAGCACATTGGAAATTTGAGAGCAATACTTAAGAAGTTGGTCTTGGATGCTGATAATGCCAGTGAATTGTTCAAGGGTGAGAGAGACAGTCGAGGAGTTGCTAATGTTGCATTCAAGGAGCTCAAAGATCAACATGAAGCTTTTAAGGAACAAACTTGCAATTTTGAAGCTAGGAACATTGAACTTGAGGTACTGTATGAAGCTATGAAGCAACATGTGAGTCATATTGAAAGAAAGACCAGTGAGCTTGAGGTTTTGTATGAAACCGTAAAGCAACAGGACATCAGTCTTAACTCAGAGAACAGTGAGCTTTGTGAGAAGCTGAGTGGCTGCCAATCAAGAATTAATGAATTGCAGAGTCAGTTGAATAAAATCCAGAGAAGTTCAGATGAGATGGCTTCTGCAATCTATTATCAGTTAGAAACTTTGCAGAAGGAAATAGTGGATAGATCATCATTACTTGAGCAAGAATGGAATTCTACTGTTGCTCAGATTGCTGAGACTGTTGGGAAGCTTGATGCATCTGTTGGGAGATTTTCTGACACCAACATTTCCTCTGGAACTCAAGATGGCTTTGAGATAATTGCCTGTGTTGCTGCTTCTGTAAGCGCTGCCATACAAGTAATTGAGAACCTGCAGGCAAAGCTTGAAGCTACTTCTGCAGACCTTGAAGTAAGCCGCATTTTGAATGAGGAAATGAACAaaaaatattatgatttgtatGGGAGGAGTGACTTGGCTATTGGTATATTGCATCAGATTCATGGTAAACTTCAGAAACTTGTGAATGACTATGGTGGATATGTCAAAGGAAGTGAGATGAACACACAGAATGAAAAACTGATTGATCCCCTGTTTCTGAGCAACTATGAAACTCTTATGGAACAACTGAGCAATTTTCTGGGTGAGAAGATGCTACTTGAGTCCAACAACGACAAACTTAATCTAGAGTTGATGAATAAAACAAAAGATATAGAGGAACTGAACAAAAGATGTGTTGATTTGAGTTTTACTTCTAAGTTAGTTGAAGAAATTGGGGACATAGTTAAGCTGGAAAATAGGGGTGCCAACTCAGATGAATTACCTGTTTCACATTTGGAGTCTTTGGTGTATTCTCTTGTTAAGAAATACAAAGAGGCTGATGAGCAGGTCAGGTTGTGTAGAAGAGAACTTGAATCGAAGGTGATAGAGTTGAGTGAATTGGAGGGAAAGACACATGAAATGTATTCCTTGAATCTGCAGCAGGAGAATGAAATCCTTGTTCTCAAGGAAAGCTTGAGTCAGGCAGAGGAGGCCCTTATCATTGTTCGTTCCGAATTACAGCAGAAGGTAACTGAACTTGAACAGTCAGAGCATCGAGTTTCTTCTGTTAGAGAGAAGCTTAGCATAGCTGTTGCCAAAGGGAAAGGTTTGATCGTGCAACGTGACAGCCTCAAGCAGTCACTTGCAGAGACATCAGGTGAACTGGAGAGATGCTCAGAGGAGTTGAAGTTGAAAGATTCGAGGCTTCATGAGGCTGAAACAAAACTTAAGACCTATTCAGAGGCAGGTGAACGTGTGGAAGCCCTAGAATCTGAGCTCTCTTACATTCGCAACTCAGCTACGGCACTGAGAGAATCATTTCTCCTTAAAGACTCTGTCCTTCAGAGAATTGAAGAAGTTTTAGAGGATCTGGATCTACCAGAGAATTTTCATTCCAGAGATATAATTGAAAAGGTTGATTGGTTAGCCAGATCAGCTACTGGAAATTCTTTGCCTCCGACTGATTGGGACCAGAAAAGTGCTGGGGGAGGAGGTTCGTACTCAGATGCTGGTTTTGTGGTTACAGAAACCTGGAAGGAAGATGTACAGTCAAGCTCAAACATGGGTGATGATTTCAGAAGAAAGTATGATGAGCTTCAAAGTAAGTTTTACGAGTTGGCTGAACAAAATGAAATGCTTGAACAATCTTTAATGGAAAGGAACAACCTGGTGCAGAGATGGGAAGAGGTTTTGGACAGAATCGATATGCCCTCACACTTGCGGTCTGTGGAGCCAGAGGACAGGATAGAGTGGTTAGGAAGTGCATTTTCAGAGGTTCATCACCTCACAGATATGCTCCAGCGGAAGATTGATAACCTTGAAAACTATTGTGGCTCACTTGCTGCCGATCTGGAAGAGTCACAAAGAAGGATATCTGACCTTGAGTTGGCCCTACAAGGGGTTATCCATGAGAAAGAGCATGTTTCTGGAAGATTTGAGAATCTAATCTGTGATAATGAGAAAGTTTCAGAGAGGGCAGTCCAATTAGAGCTTGAGAATGATAAGCTGCACACTGAACTAACTGTTTTGCAGGAAAAATTGGTTGAGAAGATTGGGAATGAGGATCGGATTCGTCACGTTGAAGCTGTAATAAAGAGATTGCAGGATTTGATTATTGATGCATTGCAGGATCCTATTACAGGAGATGTGGTTTCTGATGATATTGGTACAGATTTTTTGGAAAGATTGCTGAAGAAGCTTATAGAGAACTATGCAACCCTCTCCTCGATTAAACCTGACCTTAGGAATGCAGTTAATGGGGACACTTCTGAACATGAAGATGCTACTCTAGTTGAACAGAAAAGCAGAGATGCACTGTATGCTGAGGAGCAGGAAGCAGTACTGAAGAAAGAACTGGAGGAGGCTCTGGGAACTTTGGTACAAGTGAAGGAGGAGAGAGATGGATATATGGAAAAGCATAATTCTCTGATATGTGAAATTGAAGTGCTTGGGAAAAAAAAGGTGGAATTACAAGAACTACTTGCTCAGGAGGAGCAGAAGTCAGCATCTGTGAGAGAGAAGCTGAATGTTGCAGTTAGAAAAGGGAAATCATTGGTTCAACAGAGGGAGAGTTTGAAACAAACCATCGAAGAGTTGGATACAGTGGTGAACCACTTGAAAGCTGAGATTAATCATCAGAAAAATGCTCTTACGGAGTATGAAAAAAAGATAAAGGACTGGTGCACCTATCCGGAAAGAGTAGAACTCCTAGATGCTGATAACCAATTCTTAAGAAATCGTTTGTCAGAGACCGAgcattatttgcatgagaaagaCCATATCTTGAGCATGATAACAAATGCTTTGGATGACATTGATATTGGTAATGGAGTAAATATTAATGATCCACTTGAGAAGGTTGAACATTTTGGAAAATTCTGCCATGATTTACATGCAACTGTGGCTTCTTCAGAAAATGAGTTAAGGAAATCCAGAAGAGCAGCAGAGTTGCTCCTCGCCGAGTTAAATGAGGTTCAAGAGAGAAATGATAGTCTCCAGGAAGAGCTGGCGAAAGCTGGCAGTGAACTTTCAGAGCTCTCCAGGGAAAGAGATTTAGCTGAGGCTGCCAAACTAGAAGCTCTTTCACGTGTTGAACAGTTATCTATTGTTCGTTCTGAGGACAGGAAGaatctattttctcaatttttggtgGTGAAGTCTAATGTAGATCAACTCAGGAAGGGTTTTTTTGATATTAATAATATGCTAGCTGATGTTCCCAAAGACTTGGAATTGTTGCATAATCTGGAGGCTGCTATGGAGTCATGTCTGCAACCAAGTGGTGCTGCTGAGTTGGTTGATCTGCCATTTGTCAGTGCACCTGCTGGGATTATTTCCACCAATTCAGAGAATAAG GATAACTTTCTAGCTACAGATCTGTCTGACCTGAAGACGAAGGACCACTTCAGTGACAATGAAATCTATGCTTTTGTTGAGAATCATTTAGAAGAATTTACATCAGAAATTGGCGTTCTTAGAGAGAAATTGTATGGACACTTCATATCATTTAATGAAGAGGCTAAGAGACTAGCGAAAGTGATGGGGCTTATCCAAAGAGAAATGAGTTCCCAAAAAGAGTCGGCAGACTTTATGAAAAGAGACATAACCCGTTTAGAGTCAATTGAAAAACAAAAAGATTCAGAAATTTTCATAATGAAGAGAAATATTGCTTTGCTTCATGAAGCATGCAGTAGTTCAATTCTGGAAATTAAAGACAAAAAGGCCCAGCTTCTTGGACAGAGTTTGGCTGCTGGCAACCTGGGGTTGGACATGAAACTTGCAAATCCTGATAGAGGAAATCTTTTAACTGGACAGACTCCTATGGATCCTGAGGAAAATATCAGGGCTTTGGCAGATAGACTGTTATCGGCTGTGAAGGATTTTGCCAGTATGCAAAATGAAATTGTAGAAGGTAGCCAAAAGGAAATGAAAGTTACCATATCTAATTTGCAGAGAGAGCTTCAGGAGAAAGACATTCAAAAAGACAGAATTTGTATGGAACTTGTAACTCAAATTAAGGAAGCTGAAGCATCCGCAACAAGTTATGCAGCTGATCTTCAATCTGCAGAGACTAGGATGCATGATTTGAAGAAACAGGTGGAAGCATTGGAGGAGGAGCGGAACTTACTGGAGCAAAGAGTGAAAGAGCTGCGAAATGGAGAAGGTACTTTGGTAGGTTTACAAGATAGAGTTAAAGCACTAACAGATGTACTAGCCGCCAAAGAGCAGG AAATTGAGGCCTTGATGCAAGCACTTGATGAGGAGGAGGTTCAGATGGAAGAGTTGACAAAGAAGACAGAGAAACTTGAAAAAGTCGTGAAACAAAAGGACATGGACCTGGAGAATCTTGAAGCATCCCGTGCCAAGGCTATGAAAAAGCTATCTGTAACTGTGACCAAGTTTGATGAACTTCATCATCTCTCTGCTGGCCTCCTTACTGAGGTTGAAAAGCTTCAATCACAATTGCAAGGTCGGGATACGGAGATCTCTTTTTTAAGGCAAGAAGTCACCAGATCCACCAATGAGGTTCTTGTTGCTTCACAGATGAGCAGCAAGAGAAATTCAGATGAGATTCATGGCCTACTGACATGGTTGGATACAATGATCTCCCAAGTTCGGGTTCATGATGTGAATCTTGATGATAAAAAGAGTGATCAGGTTCATGAATATAGGGAGAGAGTTCAGAAGCAAATTACATCCATTGTGTCTGAATTAGTGGATCTACGGGTTGTGGCTCAAAACAGGGAAGCATTGCTGCAAGCAGAAAGGAATAGAGGAGAAAAATTGTTACAGAGAGCAGAAACTCTTGAATCTTCTTTACATGAGAAGGAGTCTCaattaaattttcttaaaaatgctGGAGATTCTGGACAGGCAACCAATATCACTTCTGAAATTTTGGAagttgagcccatg ATAAACAAACGGGCTGCACCTGGAGCCTCCATTGCTCCTCAGGTCCGTAGTTTGCGCAAAGTCAATAACGATCAAGTTGCCATTGCCATAGATACAGATCCAGGAAGTAATACTAGGCTAGAGGATGAAGATGATGATAAAG TTCATGGCTTCAAGTCGCTCACTACATCAAGAATTGTTCCAAGATTTACAAGACCTGCAACTGACATGATAGATGGCCTATG GGTTTCTTGTGATCGAGCTTTAATGCGGCAACCTGCTTTAAGGCTTGGTATCATTATGTATTGGGCTATATTGCATGCCCTTCTTGCAACTTTTGTAGTTTGA